Genomic segment of Panicum virgatum strain AP13 chromosome 2K, P.virgatum_v5, whole genome shotgun sequence:
ATCGGCGCCGCGACGGCGATGGTGAGCGAGAAGACCGCCACGGCcaagtccgccgccgccgagacgACGCCCATCGTcccccgcgcgcgccggtggtGGATCTGCTAGCGCTGCGGCCTGCCTGGAGGAATGGGGGAGGTAGGTGCGTGGAGTCTAGACTCTAGAGACTTTGCTCGCACATGCCAAGACCCCAAGGTAGTTTATTAGAAGGTTTCATTCGGATGGAGGACTCGAAGTTGCACAGAGTTGTAAATCCcgagacaaatctaattatgctaattaatctataattaacgGATGATTATTGTAGTATTACTGTTGTAAATCATATATtaagtaggcttattagattcgtctcgcgatttacagcccatccatgcaaaaagttttgtaaatagatttcatttagtactccatgcgtgGTATATTTCTGAAAAGGATCAACATTTAAAAAGGTTTTGGTGTTGTTCCGTAAGGAATAAGGAGAGTATGGTACACCTGGATGGAGCCAGGGATGGAAACATCTCGTATGAACACGACACGCCTCGGTCTCGGCCACGGCGAGGTGAGCAAGCgtgcgcgcgcgtggagctcgccAATCTCCTCTTACCAGCTTCACAAGAGGTGTATTCGTGATCCACCTTTAAGTCGGTTGACATCCTCTATAACTATCCATACGGAAATAACCATATTATATATTAACATTTAAAGGTAGGCTTTAATTCTTTTATTGGAATAaataatgggccaagcccaaatatTCTAACATCAACTTGGATTTTAGTACTCTTAAAAACTTCAAGTATTTCGTGTTGAAAATGAAAGCTCCAACTCATATTTTAAAATGGTGCAGCTCGAGTGAAACGGGTCTAAAAGTTTGAATTGGTGTGAATTCATCACAAACCTATAAGTTCTTATTACAACTTCTAAAAAGGAGACCTAGCTATGTTCTATAACCATCAGAAACATTATCCAAATTATATTCAACACTCTGAGTAATGAGATAGGAAAATAAGATTTCAGGTGCAGTACCAGAGGGAGAAAAAAACCGTCTTGTAAAATTACATCAGGAATTCAAATACTGGGGGGGGGAGTTGAAAACCTTCAAATCAAGGTATAATCCTCCAGTTGCCCGAGTAAGTTGAAGGCAGCGCACACAAGTCCTTGAAGAGTTTTCACCAAACCAATATCATAGATCCACAGTGGATGTGGTGGTTCCCCAATAAATGACCCAAGTGAAGGCAGAAGCCTTTAATTTTCCAACTGTATTTCCTCTTTCCTACCGCAGCATGACTccacatttgctttgcatggtTTTTAACTTTGGTGCAGAAAGAGGATCAAACTGCTTGTAGCACTGATCCAGAAACAAAACCATAGTGTTCATTACTGGCAGGGATCACTTCTTTGATGGATGCTGCTGTCGTTGCAGTTTCTTATTTCAGAAGAAAAAAGGGAATCACTTTTGTTTTTATGCAGGTAACTTGTCGCGTGCCTTttcatcagaaaaaaaaacttttcaagTTCACTGCTCACCATTTCCTTCCctttttagttcccaaaaaattttctgcagtatctgtcacatcgaatctttggatATATGCAttgagcattaaatgcagttgaaaaaataactcattatacagtttaactgtaaacgacgagacgaatcttttaagcctaattagtgtataattggatattaattgtcaaatgacaacgaaagtgctacagtatcaaaaatctaaaaaattcgcgaactaaacaagcCCAGGTAAAATTCAAGAGCGCAATACGGTCaactttgagtttgaatttcgAAAATAACTAAGTATCACAATATTGAACATAGACAAAGCCAAGAGCCCGAGACCCATGACTATTTGAATTGAGCGCTTTGCAATCGTTCTGCTCTGTTTGTTCATTCACTATGATTGCTGACACATTGAGAAAAGATTACAGTAGCTGATTAATCCAGAACTCCTAAGCTGAAAGTGTACAATAAaacgttttttttaaaaaaaaagtgtacAGATCTTATTATATATTTCCAAGTTTCAAGTAACGAGAACTTAAATTTCCTCCTGATGTGTGATCTCAAGGACCTAGACCCTCTTCTTCCGAGCAGGATGCGCAGGTGACGAGCCTGCCGGCGTATCCTGTGTTGAGCACCAGCAGAGGCCACGCGCAACTGAAGCTACAGCGAAAACGACGAACAGAGCGTACAGCTGCAGCAGCTTCCTTGTTGCTCTCCCTGAACCCAACATCTCCCCAAACATGGCAGACTGAAACaagtatatatacacatatatatataaaggatattagaaagaaatcaagacaCTCAACGCATGATCAGATCGCTGCTTAATTCTTGTTCATGCTCTGATCACGAAATTTCTCTGTAGGAATCTTGGAAGAACATGATATATAGGTGATAGGGAGGAGAGATGGTTGTAGTTGTACTACCAGGTATGTGAGCATGTAGACGCCGGCCAtgagggaggtggcggcggaccagcggcggcgcgcgaggaTGCCGTAGAGGTTGGCGACGCTGACCGGCCAGAGGAAGGCGAGGTCGAGCCAGACGAGGCTGCGGAAGAAGGGCGGCGGGTCGGCCACGACGTAGTGGCCGAACTCGGCGATGAACCACCGGAAGATGCCCACCAGCGGCGCCGGGTAGAGGCCGGGCGGGAGGACGACCTGGGAGTCGAACAgcggcgccgccacggccatggtcagcgagaagagcGCCACCACGGCGTCCACCGCCACCGTGACCACGGCCATTGCCGGGTGCTCCGATGTGGGTTGACTGAT
This window contains:
- the LOC120695950 gene encoding sigma intracellular receptor 2-like, whose protein sequence is MAVVTVAVDAVVALFSLTMAVAAPLFDSQVVLPPGLYPAPLVGIFRWFIAEFGHYVVADPPPFFRSLVWLDLAFLWPVSVANLYGILARRRWSAATSLMAGVYMLTYLSAMFGEMLGSGRATRKLLQLYALFVVFAVASVARGLCWCSTQDTPAGSSPAHPARKKRV